The sequence TCGTTTAAAGATACCTCATGAAGTTATTCATATACATCCAAGCTCTCATGCTGGATATTATCCAGGCGCCAAAGCCCTATCCCTCAAATTGATTTTTGATAAAGAAACGGGCAGTATTTATGGAGCGCAAGCAATTGGAGAAGAGGGGGTTGATAAACGAATAGATGTTATTTCTACTGCGATAAAGGGAGGGTTAACGGTAGAGGACTTAACGAATTTAGAATTATCATATGCCCCACCCTATTCTTCTGCAAAGGACCCAGTAAACATGGCTGGTTATGTTGCCTCCAATATTATGAACGGAGAATTAGAGCATATTCAGTGGTATGAAGTTGAAAAGTATATGGAAAATGGAGGAGTATTGATTGACGTACGCGAACAAAAAGAACGTGAATTAGGCTTTATTGAAGGTTCCATTCATATTCCATTAAACGATTTAAGAGCTAGATTAGAAGAGCTCCCAAAAGAAGAAACGATTTACGTCAGCTGTCAAGTTGGGTTAAGAGGATATCTAGCAAGCTGTATCTTAAGGAATCATGGCTATCATGTTAAAAATATAGATGGTGGCTGGAAAACGTATTCTTCTGTGTTCGGAAATAAAACGAAAAAATCCTGAAACAAACCTAGATAAAAGCAGGAGAAATGTACATTCCTTTCTCACAATGGAAAGGATGCTCGTTGAAGAAAAGAGAAATATCTATTGTAATCGTGTTTTTCTTTTCTCTTTACAAACATCGTTTTTGAATGTTCTCTAAAATAGACTCTATTAACTAAATTGTTCATAAAGGCCTTAATACATCTATTTCTGTTTAGTTGACACTATACCAAGTAGGGTATAAAATAATTCCTATTAGATAGTGTTTTCTAAATTATAGTAGATAGGAGAATTTCTATGGAATACGATGATCAAATTAAAAATAGATTAAAACGAATAGAGGGGCAGCTTAGAGGCGTTTTAAAAATGATGGACGAAAACAAAGAATGCAAAGAAGTAATAACTCAATTGTCAGCTGTTCGCTCTGCTGTTGATCGAACCGTAGGGGTGATTGTAAGCTCAAACCTAGTAGAATGTGTTGTAGAGGCGGAAAAAAATGGGGAGGATGCGGATGAATTAATTAAAGAAGCTGTCAACCTTCTTGTGAAAAGTAGATAAAAAAGGGTTGACACTCTTTTTTTTATTTAGTAATATACCCGTAGGGGTATTAAAGAGGTGGTGTTAATTAAAAAACATTGTATAAGCCGCTTATTAATAAATAGCTTTCCAAATTTGTTGGGGTTATTGTATAAAGTAAATTTTTTTAAAAAACAATATACCTAATAGGGTATAAACATAATTTTATCATAAGGAGGTTCACATGACAGAAAAGAAACAAACAACCATCGTATTATTTAGTGGAGAATATGACAAAGTAATGGCGGCTTACATCATTGCAAATGGAGCGGCTGCTTATAATCACGAGGTGACCATTTTCCATACTTTTTGGGGATTAAATGCATTACGTAAGGATGAAAAAGTTCAGTTAGAAAAAGGTTTTATGGAAAAAATGTTTAGTAAAATGATGCCACGAGGGGCTGATAAAATGGGACTGACAAAGATGAATTATTTAGGTTTTGGTCCAAAGATGATTAAAGCTGTGATGAAAAAGCATAATTCGATGCCCCTCCCTCAGTTAATCGATATGGCAAAGGATCAAGGAGTTAAATTAGTTGCCTGTACAATGACGATGGACTTGTTAGGTTTACAACAAGAAGAGTTATTGGACAAAATTGAATATGCTGGTGTTGGAGCGTATTTGGCAGATGCTGAAAACGGAAATGTAAATTTATTTATTTAACATGATTGGATTCATCTAGGCATAAAACATATTTCTATTTAAAGAAGGAAGGAGGGTGTGTGATGAAGGAGAAGACAGCAATGGAAGTAGAATTATTAGTTAATCAAGGAAAGGTCGTAAATATCATAGATGTACGTGAAGCACATGAAGTAGCAATGGGAAGGATTCCAGGCTCTGAAAATATTCCATTGGGGCTAATTGAATTTCGAATGCACGAACTAGATAAATCTAAAGAGTACGTGATTGTTTGTCAATCAGGTGGGAGAAGTAGTCGTGCAGTAAACTTTTTGACAAGTCAGGGGTTTAATGTGGTTAACATGGAAGGTGGAATGCTTTCTTGGACAGGGGAAATGGAATAAAAAATTTTAGCTTAATTAATACCCTTGTAGGTATTTGAGATAGGAGGCTATAAGATGAGAAACATTAAAGTAAATGTAACACTAGACGCAAAAGGATTATCATGCCCCATGCCGATTGTGAAAACGAAGAAGGCAATAAATAATCTAGCACCCGGTTTAGTTTTAGAAGTTCAAGCAACAGATAGAGGTTCAATAGCGGACATTAAAGCGTGGTGTAACAGCACTGGTCACCAACATTTAGGTACTCTTGAAGAAGGAAATGTGATTAAACATTATTTAAGAAAGTCTTCTAATGAGGAGATTAGTGAAAAGAAACATCCAAATGTAACGAATAATGAAGTATTGGAGAAGAAATTAAAAGAAGGGGAAAAAATTATTCTCCTTGATGTAAGGGAAGCAGCTGAGTATGCATTTAATCATATCCCAAATGCTTTGTCGATACCTTTAGGGGAATTAGCAAGTCGTATAAGTGATTTAAACAAAGATGATGAGATATATGTCGTGTGCCATACAGGTGTCCGTAGTGACCTTGCTGCACAAAAATTAGCAGAATACGGATTTACGAATGTTAGTAATGTTTTACCGGGTATGAAACAGTGGTCAGGAGAAACAGTTAGTTATTATAAAGAATGAGGATAGAGGTATTACACTGCTATTCTATACTTTTATAACAGAAAATATCGATGCAAATGAAGAATCAATATTCGTAAACGATATAAGGATAAAGATTATGTTTCAATCCATTCCTAACAAGCGGGATTGAAATCGGAGTTTACTATATTTTTTTATAATAAAATATACCTAAGGGGGTAAAAAGAATGACGGTAAAGGTAATGGATGCAAAAAAAGTAACAGAAAAAATAATAAACAATGAAGAATTATTTATTTTAGATGTTCGAAATGAAATTGCTTTTGAGGATTGGAAAATTGAAGGGAAAAACTTTGATTATTTAAATATTCCTTATTTTGACTTACTTGATGGTGTGGAAGAAGTTATTGAAAAGATTCCAACGGATAAACAAGTTATAGTCGTATGTGCAAAAGAGGGTTCTTCTATTTTGATAGCCGAAATGCTTTCTGATGCAGGTCATTCAGTATCCTATTTAAAAGGAGGAATGAAGGCTTGGAGTGAACATTTGGAACCAATTAAAATAGCAGATTTAACAGATGGGGGTGAAATTTATCAGTTTGTTCGAATCGGAAAGGGCTGTCTCTCTTATATGGTCATTTCAAATGGTGAGGCAGCGATAATTGATTCAACAAGGATGGTAAATACTTATTTAGATTTTGCCGAAAGAAAAGGAGTTAAAATTACGCACGTCTTGGATACCCACTTACATGCAGATCACATCTCTGGTGGAAGAATGATGGCTGAAAAGACAGGGGCAACATACTGGTTGCCTCCAAAGGATGCCGGTGAAGTAACATTTAATTATCAACCTTTAAAGGATGGACTAAGGATGGCAATTGGTCATACAGCCATGTCCATTCATTCCTTATACTCTCCAGGTCATACAATTGGATCAACCTCTTTTGTTGTGGATGAAAAATTCTTACTATCAGGAGATATATTATTTATCGATTCCATTGGAAGACCAGATTTGGCTGGTATGGCAGAGGACTGGGTTGAAGATTTAAGAGAGAGTCTATATGTACGTTTCAGGAATTTATCTGACGAGTTAATCGTTCTGCCTGCACATTTTATGGTAATCGATGAACTAAATGAAGATGGAAGTGTTTCTGAAAAACTCGGAGTACTATATGCATCAAATCATGGATTAAACGTTCAAGATGAAAATGAATTTAGAAAGTTAGTAACGGAAAACTTGCCGCCACAGCCAAATGCTTATCAAGAAATACGGGAAACGAATATGGGGAAAAGGAACCCTAATGAAGAAAAGCAACGGGAGATGGAGATTGGGCCAAATCGATGTGCGGTACGATAACTTTATAGGAAAGAGGTAAAAAATTATGAAAACAGCAAAAGTGTTAGATGCAAAAGGGTTGGCATGTCCGATGCCACTTGTAAAAACGAAGATGAGTATTGCTCAACTTGAAGCGGGTCAAATACTGGAAATTCATACAACCGATAAAGGGGCAAAAAATGATCTTACAGCATGGGCCTTATCAGGTGGTCATGAATTATTAAATTATGAAGAAGAGAACGGTGTTTTGAAGTTTTGGATAAAAAAAGGTTAATACAATATGGGAACCGATTTTGGTTCCCTTTTCTTTGAGGGGGAAAACATGGACTTAAATTTTATCATAATCATTTTCTTGATTGGCTTTTTCGGTTCATATTTATCCGGTATGCTAGGAATTGGCGGCTCTATTATAAAATATCCCATGCTTTTATATATCCCGCCCATATTTGGGTTAGCAGCTTTTAGTGCACATGAAGTGGCTGGGATTAGTGCTGTTCAAGTGTTTTTTGCGACAATTGGTGGTGTGTGGGCTTATAGAAAAGGCGGATATTTAAATAAGGAATTAATTGGATACATGGGTGCTAGTATTTTAATTGGTAGTTTTATAGGTGGGTATGGGTCAAAGCTAATGACTGAAGCAGGTATAAATATAATATATGGGTTTTTGGCACTCATTGCAGCTATGATGATGTTTATTCCTAAAAAGGGAATTGATGATATACCCCTTAATCAGGTGAAGTTTAATAAATGGGTTGCAGCTTTACTAGCGTTAGTAGTTGGTGTTGGTGCAGGTATTGTAGGAGCGGCAGGTGCCTTTCTGTTAGTCCCGATTATGCTCGTTGTATTGAAGATTCCAACTCGAATGACGATTGCCTCATCATTAGCCATTACATTTATTTCTTCAATCGGAACAACTGTAGGCAAAATTACGACGGGACAAGTTGAGTATTATCCAGCGTTGATCATGGTCATTGCTAGCTTAATCGCATCTCCACTTGGAGCCAGGGCAGGGCAAAAGATTAATACGAAAGTACTACAAATTATTCTAGCGTTTTTAATAGTTATTACAGCTGTGAAAATTTGGTTGGATATTTTATCTTAATAGATAAATCTGATAAGAATGGATATTTTTTACCATTTACTATGGTCTTTTGCTAAACTTTTTTTCCGTTTGCATGTAGTAATAAACTTTATATGGTTACTTTTGACTAAGGTGAATCATTGTCTTAAAGGAGTTAGACTATGTGTTTGCTAGATGCAAAAAAGACCTGAAATAATATTGTACTTTAGGGTGATGATGTATTTATCATCCTTTTTCTTTGCCGATAAATACACCCTGCACTATTATTATGTATTAAATATTCAGTCAATTAGTAATAAACTATGTTACATTTCTACAAAACAGTAGTGTTTTACTTGTTGTAAGAACCTTCTAATACAAAAGGGACGGGGAGACAAAGGGATTTTGTGAAAAATAGCTTAATATTATGATATCTCTTGAATGACCTCCTCTTACATTATTTAATCTCCTAAAAATTTCTTAGAATTGATAATTATTATATAAATAACAAATTTAACAAAGTGTGATTAAAATCACACCTATTTTTTACCAATTATTAATTTATTAAGATATTGTTTTGTTAAAGTATCATTATTAAAAGGCTAATAATATTAAATCTAAAACTAAAGGGTAGATAAAAGAACTGTAAATTGACAGTGGAATTATTCAAAATTCTAAAAGGGTATTTCCGTATCAAAAAATGATAAACGCAGAAGGGATGGAGAATAAATCAATGAATAGGAGGATGTATAAATTGAAACACAAAAGTATAGTAAAAAATGAAAAATTTAATGAATATAAAATTCAAAATGGGGTTTCTTTTATGAATCATGCCGCAAATACTATGTACCATAGAGGATTTTATAGCCATTTCAAGTGTTCTATGCCCCGAGGTTATTGAAGTAAAAGGTCATAATTTTATTTCTGAGTTTTATCAAAGTAATTTAGAAGAATTTGAAGAACAATTTAATGGTGATCGAAAGCAAATTGAACAATTTATAAACACTTGGTCGTTAGGTGACTTCTTTTTAGAAGACTACACTGATTCAGTTGAAAATAAAAATTCAGTAAGCAATTTGGTGAAATTCTAGTGTATTTTTGAAAAAGGAGAATGATGGAACTATATCCCGAGAGAAATATTATTGTAGAAAATTGATTTGGGAATTACCTTATATCAGCAATGATAACTATTATAGAAACTTGATAGGCTACATGCCTTTCAAAGGTTTTTATTTTATAAAATAAGATGACTACATAGGGTATGGGTAATTCTGCACAATTTGAACAGTTAACAACACATTATTATCAGGCAGATAAGTATGGAAAGGCAAAAATAAAAGATAAAGGAAGAGGCAAGGTCGTTTGTAAGTAAAAAGAAAACTCAATAGCTGGCGAAAGTGCAAGATACAAATAGTCAGAAGAATAAAGAATGAGAATAAAAAATTGGACATACATTCTAATAAGGAGGTATGGATATATGAAAAAAATTGTTATTGGTATTGTTTTATTCATAATCATTTCTGGATCGGCTTTTTTCTTTGTAAGGAACTCAGATGGTTCGGAAATAGCTAAATCTGACAAACAAGTTGAAAATGAATTAATTATAAGTATGAAAGAAACTAAAGTTGAAAAAGAGAAAATAGAAAAGTTATTGACAAATAGTTCAAAAGAATTAAAGGACAATGGATTCGGAGAAGTAGGGTTAAGTTACTCTAATGAAGAACGTATTTTAACCGCACAAGTTAATGATAAAGATTTTTTAGATGACAATAAGGCTCAGATTGAAAATATTATCATTAATACTGCAAAAGAGGTAGGATTTAATGATTTTAAAATAGAGTTTTGGATAGATGATAGGAATATTGCCCAAAATAAAGAGGATAATGAGT is a genomic window of Bacillus spongiae containing:
- a CDS encoding metal-sensitive transcriptional regulator: MEYDDQIKNRLKRIEGQLRGVLKMMDENKECKEVITQLSAVRSAVDRTVGVIVSSNLVECVVEAEKNGEDADELIKEAVNLLVKSR
- a CDS encoding DsrE/DsrF/DrsH-like family protein; protein product: MTEKKQTTIVLFSGEYDKVMAAYIIANGAAAYNHEVTIFHTFWGLNALRKDEKVQLEKGFMEKMFSKMMPRGADKMGLTKMNYLGFGPKMIKAVMKKHNSMPLPQLIDMAKDQGVKLVACTMTMDLLGLQQEELLDKIEYAGVGAYLADAENGNVNLFI
- a CDS encoding rhodanese-like domain-containing protein is translated as MKEKTAMEVELLVNQGKVVNIIDVREAHEVAMGRIPGSENIPLGLIEFRMHELDKSKEYVIVCQSGGRSSRAVNFLTSQGFNVVNMEGGMLSWTGEME
- a CDS encoding sulfurtransferase TusA family protein; translated protein: MRNIKVNVTLDAKGLSCPMPIVKTKKAINNLAPGLVLEVQATDRGSIADIKAWCNSTGHQHLGTLEEGNVIKHYLRKSSNEEISEKKHPNVTNNEVLEKKLKEGEKIILLDVREAAEYAFNHIPNALSIPLGELASRISDLNKDDEIYVVCHTGVRSDLAAQKLAEYGFTNVSNVLPGMKQWSGETVSYYKE
- a CDS encoding MBL fold metallo-hydrolase produces the protein MTVKVMDAKKVTEKIINNEELFILDVRNEIAFEDWKIEGKNFDYLNIPYFDLLDGVEEVIEKIPTDKQVIVVCAKEGSSILIAEMLSDAGHSVSYLKGGMKAWSEHLEPIKIADLTDGGEIYQFVRIGKGCLSYMVISNGEAAIIDSTRMVNTYLDFAERKGVKITHVLDTHLHADHISGGRMMAEKTGATYWLPPKDAGEVTFNYQPLKDGLRMAIGHTAMSIHSLYSPGHTIGSTSFVVDEKFLLSGDILFIDSIGRPDLAGMAEDWVEDLRESLYVRFRNLSDELIVLPAHFMVIDELNEDGSVSEKLGVLYASNHGLNVQDENEFRKLVTENLPPQPNAYQEIRETNMGKRNPNEEKQREMEIGPNRCAVR
- a CDS encoding sulfurtransferase TusA family protein codes for the protein MKTAKVLDAKGLACPMPLVKTKMSIAQLEAGQILEIHTTDKGAKNDLTAWALSGGHELLNYEEENGVLKFWIKKG
- a CDS encoding sulfite exporter TauE/SafE family protein; the encoded protein is MDLNFIIIIFLIGFFGSYLSGMLGIGGSIIKYPMLLYIPPIFGLAAFSAHEVAGISAVQVFFATIGGVWAYRKGGYLNKELIGYMGASILIGSFIGGYGSKLMTEAGINIIYGFLALIAAMMMFIPKKGIDDIPLNQVKFNKWVAALLALVVGVGAGIVGAAGAFLLVPIMLVVLKIPTRMTIASSLAITFISSIGTTVGKITTGQVEYYPALIMVIASLIASPLGARAGQKINTKVLQIILAFLIVITAVKIWLDILS